In the genome of Schistocerca piceifrons isolate TAMUIC-IGC-003096 chromosome X, iqSchPice1.1, whole genome shotgun sequence, one region contains:
- the LOC124721717 gene encoding peroxisomal biogenesis factor 3, which translates to MSSVLSFLWRHKRKFLIGGAVIGSAVLATRYCVRSILNLQEAKARELIEQSKKRQHFENTERTCTETISSLISSFHDSVDRILDSQGIVNKLKTSPANKIELWEELKILVFARVCLIVYGAVILNIILRVQINVIGGYLYRSATNKLEFPLSGSLQEEYLSLCRNFLNNGMEELGNLIVQKVKDVVGPVNLDKNVDVEQIRRWLWTIQSAIEIERSDPVLCHLGSSLKTTQEAQVFQEMLNDTIDIISSSDVHTLSSNLVWEGFQYSIERIRESFEPVTQTSFGKKGFQQLFVTKPRVGIFKPMANALASINSVTLAPSSSDASNSFMHFLMSDEGLKIFGANVYEAFCEP; encoded by the coding sequence ATGTCATCTGTGCTGTCCTTCTTGTGGCGCCACAAACGAAAATTTTTGATTGGAGGTGCCGTAATTGGCAGTGCAGTATTAGCAACCCGTTATTGTGTACGTAGTATTCTTAATTTGCAGGAGGCCAAAGCAAGAGAGTTAATAGAACAGTCAAAAAAGCGGCAGCACTTTGAAAATACTGAGCGCACCTGTACTGAGACAATCAGTTCCTTAATTTCATCATTTCATGATTCTGTCGATCGCATTCTGGACAGTCAAGGAATTGTCAACAAGCTTAAAACTTCCCCAGCCAATAAAATTGAGTTGTGGGAAGAACTTAAAATTTTAGTCTTTGCTCGAGTATGTCTTATTGTATATGGCGCcgtaatattaaatattattttacgcGTGCAAATAAATGTGATTGGGGGATATTTGTACCGAAGTGCAACGAACAAACTTGAGTTTCCTTTGTCCGGGAGCCTGCAAGAAGAGTATTTGTCATTGTGCCGAAATTTCTTAAACAATGGAATGGAAGAACTTGGTAACTTGATAGTGCAGAAAGTGAAGGATGTAGTCGGCCCAGTAAATTTGGATAAAAATGTTGACGTTGAACAGATACGGCGATGGTTGTGGACTATCCAGTCAGCTATTGAGATTGAGCGCAGTGATCCAGTATTATGTCACCTGGGTTCATCTTTAAAGACAACTCAGGAGGCACAGGTTTTCCAAGAAATGTTAAACGATACAATTGATATCATATCAAGTAGTGATGTGCATACACTTTCATCAAATCTAGTATGGGAAGGATTTCAATATAGTATTGAAAGAATCAGAGAAAGCTTTGAACCAGTGACTCAGACGTCTTTCGGTAAGAAAGGTTTTCAACAATTATTTGTCACGAAACCAAGGGTTGGGATTTTTAAACCTATGGCTAATGCACTCGCAAGTATCAACAGTGTAACTCTAGCCCCAAGTTCCTCAGATGCGTCTAACAGCTTCATGCATTTTCTCATGAGTGATGAGGGTCTGAAGATTTTTGGAGCAAATGTGTATGAAGCATTCTGTGAGCCATAA